From the genome of Amia ocellicauda isolate fAmiCal2 chromosome 14, fAmiCal2.hap1, whole genome shotgun sequence, one region includes:
- the LOC136768127 gene encoding uracil nucleotide/cysteinyl leukotriene receptor-like yields MNSSNTTEHYTTENDTDYSHHCNIYNILWNNEYVIDISILVIGFPIICLAIYSLYQLIRADMVVPIYIINLLNSDLLQIIARPARIVMKMACNHYTYKMAFKMYNMIFNVGQSASMWFMVCIALDRYLVVAHPLWYRYHRSIRHATLVSAAVWVLALVFPAIYFIYYYTEEYSVYNLIYDILLSILFLLPFPLLVFFFVGTWRAIADATSVRHAEKRRILRVLALVLGTYTVLFLPFCIVYLMYWYSEYKPYIAYKITSKIVYLSALVDPVLYIFIRPDVRNTLGSLPCCQRLFTLTNCWTPRDEQEETEYTATVSSTVTSV; encoded by the coding sequence ATGAACAGCTCAAACACCACTGAACATTATACCACTGAAAATGACACAGACTATTCCCATCActgtaatatatacaatatattatgGAACAATGAATATGTAATTGACATTTCTATCTTAGTCATCGGGTTTCCCATCATCTGCCTGGCCATCTACAGCCTGTACCAGCTAATCAGGGCCGACATGGTGGTGCCCATCTACATCATCAACCTGCTCAACTCCGACCTCCTGCAGATCATCGCGAGACCAGCCCGTATAGTTATGAAAATGGCTTGTAACCATTATACATATAAAatggcttttaaaatgtataacatgATCTTTAATGTTGGCCAGAGTGCCAGCATGTGGTTCATGGTGTGCATTGCCCTGGACAGATACCTGGTTGTCGCCCATCCTCTGTGGTACCGGTACCACCGCAGCATCAGGCACGCCACACTGGTCTCTGCAGCAGTCTGGGTGCTGGCATTGGTATTTCCTGCAATttactttatatattattatactgAGGAATATAGTGTTTATAATCTTATATATGATATTCTACTTTCTatcctcttcctcctgccaTTTCCCCTTCTTGTGTTCTTCTTTGTCGGCACATGGAGAGCCATCGCCGACGCCACCTCTGTACGACACGCAGAGAAGAGGAGGATTCTGCGTGTGCTGGCCCTCGTTCTGGGCACCTACACTGTACTCTTCCTCCCATTCTGCATAGTGTACTTAATGTACTGGTATTCAGAATATAAGCCTTACATTGCCTATAAAATCACATCTAAAATTGTTTATCTCAGTGCCCTTGTGGACCCAGTGCTGTACATCTTCATCAGGCCTGATGTCAGGAACACACTGGGCTCTCTCCCCTGCTGTCAGAGGCTGTTCACACTgaccaactgctggacacctaGAGATGAGCAGGAGGAGACAGAATATACAGCCACTGTGTCATCTACTGTCACCAGTGTCTGA